The following are encoded in a window of Dehalococcoidia bacterium genomic DNA:
- a CDS encoding SbcC/MukB-like Walker B domain-containing protein, whose protein sequence is HARHLALERSRQLMKAQAALEGALQEAEKAAADDSREQAAAARREAAARSLQAAAEEVSAAQEALDAARRLDAAGHVRAGLKPGDPCPVCGGVVGKDLPPVQAHVAEAEGRLKAARDAEARAREADSQAQADLAAEQARREAAAADVRRLQADLASARRDLEASLPAGVKPNERDIEAALKAETAKAEEHRRLSDLESDLRREIDDLAPRVATSEQGLAGLRARAETLRAEAEQAGEEADTAKARLTRLASEWDWRQVSDLIRAKQSPVEQISAQLRGTNAEIESLTGLLASLEGQERRLEEGIERAAKLREEQEELTGKQILLRELGLLLRADQFQAFVLEAAMAELARAATRHLAQIHPRFALGVEKDEFVVIDHWQADQVRAAKTLSGGETFVASLALALALSESIPELRSAASTSLDSLFLDEGFGTLDPESLGEVIEALEGLRSEERLVGIITHVPELARRIECRIEVSKSPDGSRVTLVGV, encoded by the coding sequence CACGCTCGCCACCTCGCCCTCGAGCGCTCCCGCCAGCTCATGAAGGCGCAGGCAGCGCTCGAAGGCGCCCTCCAGGAGGCGGAGAAGGCGGCGGCCGACGACTCGAGGGAGCAGGCCGCGGCCGCGCGGCGCGAGGCGGCGGCCCGGTCCCTGCAGGCGGCGGCCGAGGAAGTCTCTGCCGCGCAAGAGGCGCTCGACGCGGCGCGGCGCCTCGACGCCGCTGGCCACGTCCGCGCCGGCCTGAAGCCCGGCGACCCCTGCCCGGTCTGCGGCGGCGTCGTCGGCAAGGACCTGCCTCCCGTACAGGCGCATGTTGCCGAAGCAGAAGGGCGCCTCAAGGCGGCCCGCGACGCCGAGGCCCGCGCGCGGGAGGCCGACAGCCAGGCCCAGGCGGACCTCGCGGCGGAGCAGGCCCGCCGCGAGGCCGCGGCCGCGGACGTGCGGCGGCTCCAGGCCGACCTCGCGTCCGCGCGCCGGGACCTCGAAGCCTCGCTCCCCGCCGGGGTCAAGCCAAACGAACGCGACATCGAAGCAGCGCTGAAGGCCGAGACAGCGAAGGCTGAAGAGCACCGCCGGCTATCTGACCTCGAGTCAGACCTCCGGCGCGAGATCGACGACCTTGCCCCGCGAGTCGCCACCAGCGAGCAAGGCCTTGCCGGACTGCGCGCTCGGGCGGAGACCCTGAGGGCGGAAGCCGAGCAAGCCGGGGAGGAAGCGGACACCGCCAAGGCGCGCCTCACCCGCCTCGCCTCCGAATGGGACTGGCGCCAGGTCTCCGACCTCATCCGGGCAAAGCAATCGCCCGTCGAACAGATCTCGGCTCAGCTGCGCGGCACCAATGCGGAGATCGAGTCGCTCACCGGCCTCCTCGCCTCCCTCGAGGGCCAGGAGCGCCGCCTCGAAGAAGGCATCGAAAGGGCAGCAAAGCTGCGCGAGGAGCAGGAAGAGCTCACCGGCAAGCAGATCCTGCTCAGGGAGCTGGGCCTGCTCCTCCGTGCCGACCAGTTCCAGGCCTTCGTCCTCGAGGCGGCGATGGCCGAACTTGCCCGGGCCGCGACGCGGCACCTGGCCCAGATCCACCCCCGCTTCGCGCTCGGCGTGGAGAAGGACGAGTTCGTGGTCATCGACCACTGGCAGGCGGACCAGGTGCGCGCCGCGAAGACCCTCAGCGGCGGCGAGACCTTCGTCGCCTCGCTGGCGCTCGCCCTCGCCCTCTCCGAGAGCATCCCGGAGCTGCGCAGCGCCGCCTCGACCTCGCTTGACAGCCTCTTCCTGGACGAAGGCTTCGGCACGCTCGACCCTGAGTCCCTCGGCGAAGTCATCGAGGCGCTCGAAGGGTTGAGGTCGGAGGAGCGGCTGGTCGGCATTATCACGCACGTGCCCGAGCTGGCGCGGCGGATCGAGTGCCGGATCGAGGTGTCGAAGTCGCCCGACGGGAGCCGCGTGACCCTGGTCGGTGTCTGA